CCCTGAAACCTTTGTAGAATTTGATAAAAACTTAAAACCTGTAGATCCGCTTAAATTTGTGGATAAAAAATCATACAAAAAGCGTATCAGTGAGAGCGAAGAGAAAACTGGAAGAAGCAGTGCCGTAATATGTGGCGAAGCAAAAATAGACAATATGGACGTACAGCTTGTGGTCTTTGACTTTAGTTTCATGGGTGGAAGCCTAGGCTCAGTAGAAGGTGAAAAGATAGTTAGAGCTATCAAAAGATCCATAGACAAAAAACACCCGCTTATAATAATCTCGGCATCAGGCGGAGCAAGAATGCAAGAAAGCACATTTTCTTTAATGCAGATGTCAAAGACTTCCGCAGCGTTAAAACTGCTTGATGAGGCTAAGGTACCCTATATATCGATACTAACAGATCCTACAATGGGTGGAGTTAGTGCTAGTTTTGCTTGGCTTGGAGATATTATCATAGCAGAACCTGGTGCACTTATAGGATTTGCCGGACAAAGAGTTATCAAACAAACCATAGGCTCAGATCTTCCTGAAGGATTTCAAAGATCGGAATTTTTGCTTGAACACGGACTGATAGACGCTATAGTTGAAAGAAAAGATCATAAAAAATTTGTAAGTGATATGATAAGGCTTCTATCGAATTCTAAGCTTGTAAAAGAAGAGAGTACCGAGCTTATTTTGCAAAACAATGATAATGATGAAGAGGAAGAGTAGGTATTGGAAATTTCTGTCTTCTCGATACAAAAATCCAAAGCCGACAACTTCGAAAACGAGATAAAAGAGTATATAAAAATGTCATCAAAATTTGCTAAAATTTCTGACATAACCATATTCAACGAAAAAATTGCCAAAGCTCAAAGTGCCGGAAGCGAATCGGCATTAAAACGCTATGATGATATTTATGAGCCAAATTTAAAGGGTTTTTGTATAGCGCTTGACGAAAAGGGTGAAAAGCTTGATAGTATTCAATTTGCTAAAATTTTAGAAAGCAATTCGCAAATTTCATTTTTTATAGGCGGAGCTTATGGGCTTAGTCAAAATTTCAAACAAAAAGTGGATAAAATTATAAGTCTAAGCTCTCTTACAATGGCTCATAAAATAGCCAAACTAATACTTTTTGAACAAATTTTTAGGGCTCTTTGTATAAATGCAAATCACCCATATCATAAGTAAAGGAAACAGATGCGCAAAAGCGATCTAGAACTTTTTAAATCTATTTTGGAAGAGAGAAAAATCCAAATCAAGAAAAATATACTTGATGCAAGTAACGAGTTGGCAGCTCTTAGAGATAGCGGTATAAGCGATGAATTTGATATAGCAACTGTAAATGCCGATCAGCTAATAGAACAATCAATAAGTGCACAACAAAGATACGAATTGGCCGCTATAGACGTAGCCCTTAGCAAGATAACCAACAAGACTTACGGAATTTGTGAAATGTGTGAAGAAGATATTGGAATACCAAGACTTAAAGTAAAACCTCATGCAAGATATTGTATAGTTTGTAGAGAGATAGTCGAAAAAACATCTAAAAAATAGGGGATTGTTATGAAAACTAGACGTTTTATAGTTTATAGTTTAATTTATATAGTATTAGTCGGCATTTTTGTATATTCACTAGATGCCTCAGAGCATACTTTTAACTTTCTTGAGTATTCGCTCACTCTTCCGCTTGCGGCATGGATAGTAATTCCAATCGCCATATTTGCAGTGCTTGCTATTGCCCATATCGCGTATCACGGATTTGAAATATATGTATTTAAACGATCAATCAAAAAAGACGAACATCTATACAATGAGTTAGCAAAAGAAGTTTTTTTAGGTCTTGATACAAACAAAGAATTTAGAACCGAACTTTATAAAACACCTTCGCAGATAACTAAAATTTTATCACCTTGGAAAAAATATAACGAAATTGCAGTTAGTAACGATGAGCTAGACAATGTTGTCAAAATTGTAAAAAGCGTGCAAAATGGCGAAGTTATGGATCTGAAGAAATTTAAACTACCAAAAGACAATAAGCTATTTATACAAAATGAGCTAAACAAACTAGAAAAGATACCAAACTACTTCGTTGAAGTAGTAAAAAGCTACCAAGAGTTAAATGATGAAATTTCAAAAAAAGCCAACGAAAAACTAATTAGACTTGGCTCTTTTACAGATATTAAAAGATTTGGATTTGAAAAGAGTGGTGAAGAGGTCATAATCATGATAGATCGTTTTGTAAACGATGAAATAGATATGAATAGTGAAGAAATTTTTGAGATTCTAAACCATCACCAAATCACAAAAGAGCAGTATAACCACAGTGCTATAGTTTTAAAAGATAAATTAACTCCAGATACTCTTATGGGAATATTTGAAAGATTAAAGAGCTCTCATCAAGATGCGGAAGAGGCATATTTGTATGTGCTATTTGAGCTTCAAATGATAGAGCGTGTTCGTGAAATTTTAGAAAATTCAGATCCTTATGAGTATCAAAATTTTAGAATTTTACTCTACCTTAGAGAAAATGGCAGAATGGTACCTGCAAATATGCTTTTTAGATGATAGATTTTAGCAAAAAACCTATTTTTCTTGCACCTTTAGCCGGTTTTTCGGATCTACCTCTAAGAAGCGTAGTCAAGCGTTTTGGATGCGATGTGACGGTTAGCGAGATGATAAGCGCAAACGCACTTGTCTATGAAGGCTCTG
This Campylobacter sp. RM16192 DNA region includes the following protein-coding sequences:
- a CDS encoding LapA family protein, with product MKTRRFIVYSLIYIVLVGIFVYSLDASEHTFNFLEYSLTLPLAAWIVIPIAIFAVLAIAHIAYHGFEIYVFKRSIKKDEHLYNELAKEVFLGLDTNKEFRTELYKTPSQITKILSPWKKYNEIAVSNDELDNVVKIVKSVQNGEVMDLKKFKLPKDNKLFIQNELNKLEKIPNYFVEVVKSYQELNDEISKKANEKLIRLGSFTDIKRFGFEKSGEEVIIMIDRFVNDEIDMNSEEIFEILNHHQITKEQYNHSAIVLKDKLTPDTLMGIFERLKSSHQDAEEAYLYVLFELQMIERVREILENSDPYEYQNFRILLYLRENGRMVPANMLFR
- the dksA gene encoding RNA polymerase-binding protein DksA, whose product is MRKSDLELFKSILEERKIQIKKNILDASNELAALRDSGISDEFDIATVNADQLIEQSISAQQRYELAAIDVALSKITNKTYGICEMCEEDIGIPRLKVKPHARYCIVCREIVEKTSKK
- a CDS encoding 23S rRNA (pseudouridine(1915)-N(3))-methyltransferase RlmH gives rise to the protein MEISVFSIQKSKADNFENEIKEYIKMSSKFAKISDITIFNEKIAKAQSAGSESALKRYDDIYEPNLKGFCIALDEKGEKLDSIQFAKILESNSQISFFIGGAYGLSQNFKQKVDKIISLSSLTMAHKIAKLILFEQIFRALCINANHPYHK
- the accD gene encoding acetyl-CoA carboxylase, carboxyltransferase subunit beta; this encodes MGFLDIFSKTRNQSSPSEAPAHWVKCESCHSLMYYKEVEACFNVCPKCGYHMRLKPQRRIELLCDPETFVEFDKNLKPVDPLKFVDKKSYKKRISESEEKTGRSSAVICGEAKIDNMDVQLVVFDFSFMGGSLGSVEGEKIVRAIKRSIDKKHPLIIISASGGARMQESTFSLMQMSKTSAALKLLDEAKVPYISILTDPTMGGVSASFAWLGDIIIAEPGALIGFAGQRVIKQTIGSDLPEGFQRSEFLLEHGLIDAIVERKDHKKFVSDMIRLLSNSKLVKEESTELILQNNDNDEEEE